The Musa acuminata AAA Group cultivar baxijiao chromosome BXJ2-2, Cavendish_Baxijiao_AAA, whole genome shotgun sequence genome has a segment encoding these proteins:
- the LOC103972955 gene encoding protein STRICTOSIDINE SYNTHASE-LIKE 4 produces MADSNPSPAAPAPNRTRRRPSWPIIGALLLILVPIVISVVVNDPNGFDPAPLPADYSFSASLAVAERHDRILASSKRVGEGRLPGPEDLAYDKARGFLYTGCSDGWIRRVSLKDEKMEVEDWAYVGGRPLGVALGPGGDLVVAESNNGLMIVKPDQSVAMLTDEADGLRFRLTDGVDVASDGLIYFTDASYKFNLDTHILDILEGRPHGRLMSFDSSTNQTSVLLRDLYFANGVSLSPDQRSLIFCETTLRRCRRYHIRGEKRGTVDEFIQNLPGFPDNVRYDGEGHYWIALAAGKTPEWDVVLKYPFLRKLMVTIEKFVKIPHSQRDSGILKVDLDGQPVALFSDPGLTLATSGLKIGKHLWYGSLVKDYLSRIDLTQVSR; encoded by the exons ATGGCAGATTCAAATCCTTCTCCAGCTGCTCCCGCTCCCAACCGAACTCGCCGGAGGCCTTCCTGGCCTATTATTGGAGCTCTCCTCCTCATACTTGTGCCGATTGTGATCTCCGTCGTCGTTAACGATCCCAACGGCTTCGACCCGGCGCCGCTGCCGGCAGACTACTCCTTCAGCGCCTCCCTGGCCGTGGCGGAGCGCCACGACCGCATCCTCGCTTCCAGCAAGCGCGTAGGCGAGGGGCGCCTCCCGGGCCCGGAGGACTTGGCCTACGACAAGGCTCGCGGCTTCCTCTATACTGGGTGCAGCGATGGCTGGATCAGGAGGGTGAGTCTGAAGGATGAGAAGATGGAGGTGGAAGACTGGGCTTATGTCGGTGGCCGGCCTCTCGGAGTGGCCTTGGGACCTGGCGGCGACCTCGTCGTCGCGGAATCCAATAAT GGGTTGATGATAGTAAAGCCAGATCAGAGTGTGGCCATGCTAACTGATGAAGCAGATGGACTAAGGTTTCGGTTGACCGATGGTGTTGATGTTGCGTCGGATGGCTTGATCTACTTCACAGATGCATCGTACAAGTTCAACCTCGATACGCACATACTAGACATTCTCGAGGGCCGACCCCATGGAAGGCTCATGAGCTTCGATTCTTCCACTAACCAAACCTCGGTGCTCCTCCGTGATCTCTACTTCGCCAATGGCGTCTCACTTTCGCCCGATCAACGCTCCCTAATCTTCTGTGAGACCACGCT GAGGAGATGCAGAAGATATCACATTCGGGGAGAGAAAAGGGGGACGGTCGATGAGTTCATCCAGAATCTACCGGGGTTTCCCGACAACGTTCGATACGACGGCGAGGGCCATTACTGGATCGCATTAGCGGCG gGGAAGACACCGGAATGGGACGTAGTATTAAAGTACCCCTTCCTGAGGAAATTGATGGTCACCATTGAAAAGTTTGTAAAGATTCCACATTCTCAGAGGGACTCTGGAATCCTGAAAGTTGACTTGGATGGTCAACCGGTTGCCCTCTTCTCAGATCCAGGTTTGACTCTTGCAACTAGTGGGCTAAAAATTGGGAAGCATCTCTGGTATGGATCTCTTGTCAAGGACTATCTCAGCAGGATTGATCTAACTCAAGTAAGCAGATGA